One stretch of Thalassophryne amazonica chromosome 19, fThaAma1.1, whole genome shotgun sequence DNA includes these proteins:
- the rmnd1 gene encoding required for meiotic nuclear division protein 1 homolog isoform X1 yields the protein MIDLWSHFELRFNFHFLTFSVQRNMLLCTLWSKLGALRPLKRNPLCVFAAASQPLQQLKYESKMKTSSFAQRIFSKPCYSNPPWQQKQKPSVLLVLNGLKSLRTTFLPESGILPQCQTGQNCLYSTNIVKSVLKSTLKPVAVPGKRPTKGPRTKQPSRANQPFLNKDQDMLQCIAFATADQYHLPTLWHDLIGHGFHEVALPRDASNVLVIHTDMAAKPHDSALVFFFREGSVVFWNVEEKMMKKVLRILEPHEIQPYEVALVNWENEEINYTVEEQVSKLQRGNFILNSAIDQQEAILEKFAFSNALCLSVKLAIWEVSLDNFVESIQTIPETLKSGKKIKLSSAEVMQKIGELFSLRHCINLRSDLLITPDFYWDRENLEKLYDKTCQFLSINRRVNVVNEKLQHCSQLTDLMRSHLSEKHSLRLEWMIVVLITIEVMFELGRMIF from the exons ATGATTGACTTGTGGAGTCATTTTGAGTTGCGTTTCAACTTCCATTTTCTG ACA TTCAG TGTCCAAAGGAACATGCTTCTCTGCACTTTGTGGTCCAAACTGGGGGCTCTTCGACCTTTGAAGAGGAATCCACTATGCGTCTTTGCTGCAGCCTCTCAGCCTCTCCAACAGCTGAAGTATGAGTCCAAAATGAAGACCTCCTCATTTGCACAAAGGATTTTTTCAAAGCCCTGTTATTCAAACCCTCCCTGGCAGCAGAAGCAAAAACCatctgttttgcttgttttaAATGGACTTAAAAGTCTCAGGACCACTTTCTTACCTGAATCTGGGATATTGCCTCAGTGTCAGACTGGACAAAATTGCCTGTATTCAACAAACATTGTGAAGTCAGTATTGAAATCTACTCTGAAACCAGTGGCAGTGCCTGGGAAAAGGCCTACGAAAGGACCAAGAACAAAGCAACCTTCCAGAGCTAATCAGCCCTTTCTAAACAAAGACCAG GATATGTTGCAGTGTATTGcctttgccacagcagatcagtatcATTTGCCAACACTTTGGCATGACTTGATCGGGCACGGCTTTCATGAGGTAGCCTTACCTAGAG ATGCTTCAAATGTACTGGTGATACACACAGACATGGCTGCAAAACCACATGACAGTGCGCTGGTGTTCTTCTTCAG GGAAGGCTCAGTGGTTTTCTGGAATGTTGAGGAGAAAATG ATGAAGAAAGTGTTGAGAATTTTGGAACCTCATGAGATTCAGCCCTACGAAGTAGCATTAGTTAACTGGGAAAACGAGGAGATCAACTACACCGTTGAAGA GCAAGTTTCAAAGCTTCAACGTGGCAACTTTATTCTCAATAGTGCAATCGATCAACAAGAGGCTATTCTGGAGAAGTTCGCATTTTCAAATGCACTGTGTTTATCAG TGAAGCTTGCAATATGGGAGGTGTCATTAGACAACTTTGTAGAGTCAATTCAAACAATACCAGAG ACTCTGAAATCTGGAAAAAAGATTAAGCTGTCCTCAGCAGAGGTTATGCAGAAGATAGGAGAACTTTTTTCATTAAG ACACTGTATAAACCTCAGGTCCGACCTGCTCATCACGCCTGATTTCTACTGGGACCGAGAAAACTTGGAAAAACTCTACGACAAGACCTGTCAGTTTCTCAGCATCAACCGCAGAGTCAAT GTTGTGAACGAGAAACTGCAACATTGCTCACAGCTGACGGACCTGATGAGGAGCCATCTGAGTGAAAAGCACAGCTTAAGGTTGGAGTGGATGATAGTCGTTCTCATCACTATTGAG gtGATGTTTGAGCTTGGAAGAATGATTTTCTAA
- the akap12a gene encoding A-kinase anchor protein 12, with protein sequence MGAAQSAQRDGGKNAAAEEDDRRNKVDDAEHKKPLQNKDQISKINGKTDDGSVAEVIDHCEDEVAPDDAAETEKPLKDAELQSVKTNPKVSPEAKETGPPEMTNMEVTQKDINENFRRFLETITLKVTPKKNSGENETAKDVPIETNRQESPRPDVEDHISKSEYVELNADLNAAQETVSNDSTIFPTPTDLTSNDIRDNTKEMCGKIKETNVETPPGHTDAEMTSPISEQENKNQEATPEEEPCRSSPCSPDEVIISPIKRFFTTGIFSGLRKKKKPPDDETNDKEPTDTERKTSAETTEQHVQKEKETGLGVETGAKENKTEEEIFDASPAEITDGTKVREKTFEGKSPATEPSTLTVVEPENLNLQDKVKASPIKRLLSGSSFKKLTKKQRCRRASDSKLSESGRLVSDQLTSSPEASESPAQHLTEASGQEDGTWASFRKLVTPKKHMKRLSLPNEATQESRISGSLEEPNIRERDKISDLSAEERKKRKDSSVSWEAVLCGSGRRRSRKTSDSEDEMLQHEKGTNKDSESNHVAESPGSSKEPEELLTTSPQQTESPSDGDGESTWKSLKRLVTPQKKSKDEENMQSSDSDVALDEHSFSIKKLLPGRKKRKSVEKEDRASLDDFAKELALDDEESETPAVVPLSEFDTVEIEVHTQSQADAGSQMTKAGDEAPQKYLLGEPNEPVVFCHSPITETEKGKHEALENLSPTTPSSNDESESAELISKHQQLSDIPEETMTTAASVTEEVVRDDTIAEDVIEITSEAITAPEPLDSTQADETEMISAVSQLTDSLKTSGNATPVPVDSGIKETEVLLQQVVETISMTPKDVPMCLKELSLESKMGSTVLQVQETCLKEEPTILAKHNMPFSTPVNTDLFKLDRKDQFTATTQTETESEVSNTISIESVSDPTEEFVSVKCPGEEVYQDSVSQTEESIKELQSLDKSQPLEECFSAESEESGMTGCCVIAVHQDEVELPKLKDSAAAETDENKKKLKEEVQTLLEKESLITQNVSEQVQREDQCPLPVVVPEWQKLITLPEDKPGSETFTDEPKNRATPFMKINVGQENNSELQADDSNAEQVQLLEVIEGVPPSTLHLKEGRVQSFNMEETSGNLLTQEIVNDEPEKVTEQLTEVNIQPDYELQTDADKPKHVQVLEVLESVQAEEPKKITAPLAELHFKDEAAESERVNVLKVIQGTKLDSEATRAQMLVMEAISEDTMAAKIVKNECEQALDDRSEINVVDELQMDAAQAEHIKSSSQVLQPVQAATLDTEKEIISANLPVSEKPTGEIKKTTVPVTEGTVESENKVKQVEADKPENSQESQVLETVPTGTLESEDGRIQLVRKEVTTEKNVKREPNQTIKDLTEVDTEQEDELQMEATQPENSEAAAAEPKKLTVKTEMQELEKPEQGQAPDILEATSQSGQGGVDLEREVPSQDILTAKIFTDKPKQVEVTSEDPPESQKTIDEFKCTTEPPTENKDDLQVEAAEHEHTQVTEVMKTQQAVTLDPEDKYVRSPKKDIPTAEDFLAGPKQPSSPMEENTESKTDHVQDLDQLPCDTEDVSGTDKTELEVVAQQDQPAEVQNDATNVPECSGPRKDCYI encoded by the exons ATGGGAGCCGCTCAGTCTGCGCAGCGGGACGGCGGGAAGAACGCGGCCGCGGAGGAAGACGACCGGAGGAATAAAGTGGATGATGCTGAACACAAG aag CCTCTCCAAAACAAAGATCAGATCTCCAAAATCAATGGAAAAACAGATGACGGCTCTGTAGCAGAAGTTATTGATCACTGTGAGGATGAAGTTGCACCAGATG ATGCTGCAGAAACAGAAAAGCCACTAAAAGATGCAGAATTACAAAGTGTCAAGACAAACCCAAAGGTGTCACCTGAAGCTAAAGAAACAGGACCTCCAGAAATGACCAACATGGAAGTAACACAAAAAGACATCAATGAAAATTTTAGGAGATTTTTGGAAACCATCACTTTGAAGGTTACACCAAAGAAAAACTCAGGTGAAAACGAAACGGCAAAAGACGTGCCCATTGAGACCAATCGGCAAGAATCTCCCAGACCAGATGTCGAGGATCACATTTCCAAAAGTGAGTATGTTGAACTCAATGCTGATCTGAATGCAGCACAGGAAACTGTCAGTAATGATTCAACAATTTTCCCCACACCAACAGACCTTACATCCAATGACATCAGAGACAACACAAAAGAAATGTGTGGCAAAATAAAAGAAACCAATGTGGAAACTCCACCTGGACACACTGATGCAGAAATGACTTCCCCCATAAgtgaacaagaaaacaaaaatcaagaAGCCACACCTGAAGAAGAGCCATGCCGCTCATCTCCCTGCAGTCCTGACGAAGTTATCATATCTCCAATTAAAAGGTTTTTTACAACCGGTATCTTTTCTGGTCTACGGAAAAAGAAGAAGCCACCAGATGACGAGACAAATGATAAAGAACCGACAGACACTGAAAGAAAGACATCTGCTGAGACGACAGAGCAGCATGTACAGAAGGAAAAAGAAACTGGTCTAGGTGTTGAGACAGGagctaaagaaaacaaaacagaagaggAGATCTTTGATGCATCGCCAGCTGAGATAACAGATGGCACCAAAGTTAGAGAAAAAACCTTTGAAGGGAAATCACCTGCTACAGAACCATCAACCCTCACTGTGGTTGAGCCTGAAAATCTAAATCTGCAAGACAAAGTTAAAGCCAGTCCTATAAAAAGACTACTGTCAGGGTCCAGTTTTAAGAAACTCaccaaaaaacagagatgcagaaGAGCAAGTGACTCAAAGCTGAGTGAGTCTGGGAGACTTGTTTCTGATCAGCTAACATCATCTCCTGAGGCATCAGAGAGTCCTGCACAACATCTCACAGAGGCATCAGGACAAGAGGACGGAACGTGGGCTTCCTTCAGAAAACTTGTGACTCCAAAAAAGCACATGAAGAGACTTTCTTTGCCCAATGAGGCGACACAAGAGTCAAGAATCTCAGGATCACTGGAGGAACCGAACATACGTGAAAGAGACAAAATATCAGATCTGAGtgcagaagagagaaaaaaaagaaaagactcaTCTGTTTCGTGGGAAGCTGTTTTGTGTGGATCTGGAAGGAGAAGGAGTCGAAAAACGTCAGACTCTGAGGATGAAATGCTCCAACACGAGAAAGGCACCAACAAAGACTCTGAATCCAATCATGTTGCAGAATCACCAGGAAGTTCAAAGGAACCCGAGGAGCTTTTAACCACTTCCCCCCAACAAACAGAAAGTCCTTCAGATGGCGATGGAGAGTCAACATGGAAATCTCTTAAAAGACTTGTTACCCCACAAAAGAAATCAAAGGATGAAGAAAATATGCAATCATCTGATAGTGACGTTGCTCTAGATGAACATTCCTTTTCAATAAAGAAACTTCTGCCAGGACGAAAAAAGAGGAagtctgtggaaaaggaagataGGGCATCTTTAGATGACTTTGCTAAGGAATTAGCATTGGATGATGAAGAATCAGAAACACCAGCTGTGGTTCCACTGTCTGAGTTTGACACAGTTGAAATAGAGGTTCACACACAATCACAGGCAGATGCAGGAAGTCAAATGACCAAGGCAGGAGATGAAGCACCCCAAAAATACCTCTTAGGTGAGCCAAATGAACCAGTAGTGTTCTGTCATAGTCCaataacagaaacagaaaaaggcAAACATGAGGCTTTAGAAAATCTGTCACCTACAACCCCCAGTTCGAACGACGAATCTGAATCTGCTGAATTAATAAGCAAGCACCAACAGCTCAGTGATATTCCAGAGGAGACGATGACTACTGCAGCTTCAGTCACAGAGGAGGTAGTCAGAGATGACACGATAGCAGAAGATGTGATCGAGATCACATCGGAGGCTATTACAGCACCAGAGCCTCTGGACAGTACCCAAGCTGATGAAACGGAGATGATCTCTGCAGTTTCCCAGTTAACAGATTCTTTAAAGACATCTGGCAATGCAACACCTGTTCCAGTAGATAGTGGCATCAAGGAAACAGAAGTGCTCCTGCAGCAAGTCGTTGAAACCATCTCCATGACCCCAAAGGATGTCCCAATGTGTTTGAAAGAGCTAAGCCTAGAGAGTAAGATGGGCTCCACTGTTCTGCAAGTACAAGAGACATGTTTAAAAGAAGAACCAACAATTCTGGCAAAGCACAACATGCCATTTTCAACCCCTGTAAACACAGATCTATTCAAACTGGATAGAAAAGACCAATTCAcagcaacaacccaaacagagaCCGAATCTGAAGTCAGCAACACCATTTCTATAGAATCTGTATCTGATCCTACTGAAGAGTTTGTCAGTGTTAAATGTCCAGGAGAGGAAGTATATCAGGACAGCGTTTCTCAGACAGAAGAAAGCATTAAAGAATTACAAAGTCTGGATAAAAGCCAACCTCTGGAGGAATGTTTTTCTG CTGAAAGTGAAGAAAGTGGCATGACTGGATGTTGTGTCATTGCAGTTCATCAAGACGAAGTAGAACTTCCAAAACTTAAAGATTCAGCTGCTGCAGAAACAGATGAAAACAAGAAAAAACTGAAGGAAGAAGTACAAACTCTGTTAGAAAAAGAATCTCTCATTACACAAAATGTCAGTGAACAAGTCCAACGTGAAGATCAATGCCCACTGCCTGTTGTGGTGCCGGAATGGCAAAAATTAATAACTTTACCGGAAGACAAGCCTGGATCTGAAACATTTACAGATGAACCCAAAAATAGAGCAACACCATTCATGAAAATCAATGTTGGGcaagaaaacaacagtgaactgcAAGCGGATGATTCCAATGCTGAACAAGTTCAACTATTAGAAGTAATAGAAGGTGTACCACCAAGCACTTTACATTTGAAGGAGGGTAGGGTTCAATCATTCAACATGGAAGAAACATCAGGAAACCTCCTGACACAAGAAATAGTTAATGATGAACCAGAAAAGGTGACTGAGCAGCTCACTGAAGTCAATATTCAGCCAGACTATGAACTACAAACAGATGCTGACAAACCCAAACATGTTCAAGTGTTAGAAGTACTAGAAAGTGTACAAGCAGAAGAACCCAAAAAGATCACAGCGCCACTGGCTGAATTACATTTTAAGGATGAAGCTGCTGAAAGTGAACgtgttaatgtgttaaaagtcatACAAGGAACCAAATTAGATTCAGAGGCGACTAGGGCTCAGATGCTTGTAATGGAAGCAATATCAGAAGACACTATGGCAGCAAAAATAGTTAAAAATGAATGTGAACAGGCACTAGATGATCGCTCTGAAATCAATGTTGTAGATGAACTACAAATGGATGCAGCACAGGCTGAGCACATTAAATCATCATCACAAGTCTTACAGCCTGTACAAGCAGCCACACTAGATACAGAGAAGGAAATAATATCAGCAAACCTTCCAGTATCAGAAAAACCTACAGGTGAAATCAAAAAGACAACAGTGCCCGTCACTGAAGGCACTGTGGAATCAGAGAACAAAGTAAAACAAGTGGAAGCTGACAAACCCGAGAATTCTCAAGAATCACAAGTATTAGAAACTGTACCAACAGGCACATTAGAGTCAGAGGACGGGAGGATTCAGCTGGTCAGAAAGGAAGTAACAACAGAAAAAAACGTTAAACGTGAACCCAACCAGACAATCAAGGACCTCACTGAAGTAGATACTGAGCAAGAAGATGAACTACAAATGGAAGCTACCCAACCTGAGAAT TCAGAAGCAGCTGCTGCTGAACCCAAAAAGTTAACAGTGAAAACTGAAATGCAAGAGCTTGAAAAACCCGAGCAAGGCCAAGCACCAGACATATTAGAAGCCACATCACAATCAGGACAGGGTGGCGTTGATCTGGAACGGGAAGTACCATCACAGGACATTTTGACAGCAAAAATATTTACAGATAAACCCAAACAAGT AGAAGTAACATCAGAGGACCCTCCAGAATCACAAAAAACCATAGATGAATTCAAATGTACAACAGAGCCTCCAACTGAAAACAAAGATGATCTCCAAGTGGAGGCTGCTGAACATGAACATACTCAAGTAACTGAAGTAATGAAAACTCAACAAGCAGTCACCTTAGATCCAGAAGACAAGTATGTCAGATCACCCAAAAAAGACATTCCAACAGCAGAAGACTTTTTAGCTGGACCAAAACAGCCGAGCAGTCCCATGGAAGAGAACACAGAGTCAAAAACTGACCACGTTCAAGATTTAGACCAGTTACCATGTGACACAGAAGATGTTTCAGGTACAGATAAGACTGAGCTTGAAGTTGTGGCACAACAGGATCAGCCCGCAGAAGTACAAAATGATGCTACAAATGTCCCCGAG TGTTCAGGTCCAAGAAAAGACTGTTACATATGA
- the rmnd1 gene encoding required for meiotic nuclear division protein 1 homolog isoform X2, translating into MLLCTLWSKLGALRPLKRNPLCVFAAASQPLQQLKYESKMKTSSFAQRIFSKPCYSNPPWQQKQKPSVLLVLNGLKSLRTTFLPESGILPQCQTGQNCLYSTNIVKSVLKSTLKPVAVPGKRPTKGPRTKQPSRANQPFLNKDQDMLQCIAFATADQYHLPTLWHDLIGHGFHEVALPRDASNVLVIHTDMAAKPHDSALVFFFREGSVVFWNVEEKMMKKVLRILEPHEIQPYEVALVNWENEEINYTVEEQVSKLQRGNFILNSAIDQQEAILEKFAFSNALCLSVKLAIWEVSLDNFVESIQTIPETLKSGKKIKLSSAEVMQKIGELFSLRHCINLRSDLLITPDFYWDRENLEKLYDKTCQFLSINRRVNVVNEKLQHCSQLTDLMRSHLSEKHSLRLEWMIVVLITIEVMFELGRMIF; encoded by the exons ATGCTTCTCTGCACTTTGTGGTCCAAACTGGGGGCTCTTCGACCTTTGAAGAGGAATCCACTATGCGTCTTTGCTGCAGCCTCTCAGCCTCTCCAACAGCTGAAGTATGAGTCCAAAATGAAGACCTCCTCATTTGCACAAAGGATTTTTTCAAAGCCCTGTTATTCAAACCCTCCCTGGCAGCAGAAGCAAAAACCatctgttttgcttgttttaAATGGACTTAAAAGTCTCAGGACCACTTTCTTACCTGAATCTGGGATATTGCCTCAGTGTCAGACTGGACAAAATTGCCTGTATTCAACAAACATTGTGAAGTCAGTATTGAAATCTACTCTGAAACCAGTGGCAGTGCCTGGGAAAAGGCCTACGAAAGGACCAAGAACAAAGCAACCTTCCAGAGCTAATCAGCCCTTTCTAAACAAAGACCAG GATATGTTGCAGTGTATTGcctttgccacagcagatcagtatcATTTGCCAACACTTTGGCATGACTTGATCGGGCACGGCTTTCATGAGGTAGCCTTACCTAGAG ATGCTTCAAATGTACTGGTGATACACACAGACATGGCTGCAAAACCACATGACAGTGCGCTGGTGTTCTTCTTCAG GGAAGGCTCAGTGGTTTTCTGGAATGTTGAGGAGAAAATG ATGAAGAAAGTGTTGAGAATTTTGGAACCTCATGAGATTCAGCCCTACGAAGTAGCATTAGTTAACTGGGAAAACGAGGAGATCAACTACACCGTTGAAGA GCAAGTTTCAAAGCTTCAACGTGGCAACTTTATTCTCAATAGTGCAATCGATCAACAAGAGGCTATTCTGGAGAAGTTCGCATTTTCAAATGCACTGTGTTTATCAG TGAAGCTTGCAATATGGGAGGTGTCATTAGACAACTTTGTAGAGTCAATTCAAACAATACCAGAG ACTCTGAAATCTGGAAAAAAGATTAAGCTGTCCTCAGCAGAGGTTATGCAGAAGATAGGAGAACTTTTTTCATTAAG ACACTGTATAAACCTCAGGTCCGACCTGCTCATCACGCCTGATTTCTACTGGGACCGAGAAAACTTGGAAAAACTCTACGACAAGACCTGTCAGTTTCTCAGCATCAACCGCAGAGTCAAT GTTGTGAACGAGAAACTGCAACATTGCTCACAGCTGACGGACCTGATGAGGAGCCATCTGAGTGAAAAGCACAGCTTAAGGTTGGAGTGGATGATAGTCGTTCTCATCACTATTGAG gtGATGTTTGAGCTTGGAAGAATGATTTTCTAA
- the LOC117501209 gene encoding uncharacterized protein LOC117501209, whose amino-acid sequence MPAICADDTFSGVTYEPKDEAHLSEVQVCDEGEKEDEMMKTATAELMTSNLKETTTPDASNDTQEPSLNTVARVPKFSETTEVVTALMKCDQSEMEEGECVGVMMCEQSGLSGDGLENQAQLDHVDTKSEQTNVDTVFEVGVTEATKGSDDHHEMENTKEEGITEESLENFPEALPECTVVQSVHMQQEVLKLTNVQTEATELIFHKLSEENQKMMQDSSEIIPDPQAEEPEVTKAEISLKCNASQDHNYTRDIQGNLNAFISHHIKSSVTTKAATCSESLSANIMEAQSPQKDQIYGSEPSHSASVVPQNSALVSSTGNEKFRSSLSLELTTDTQFGQLKAETVKQTDTCQVLVQTVEHMKQTNAPEEAESQKPTEISSVAVQETETSEATANLDSTEPTVIKNQLSVKDVVVHVKELMQEVQQTKSVERVIPVQPETTKIQETEAVQETEAAESAPQSEEAYELDVWLDAEEDTDAREPTDVSLLLKHDTQVFRAEMAIVEPEFEMAPECHTAEGTEPEMEKTGGRGDCEGEGEDLTAACEHPETTTESITTAECD is encoded by the exons ATGCCAGCAATTTGTGCAGATGACACCTTTTCTGGAGTAACATATGAACCCAAAGATGAAGCGCATCTCAGTGAGGTACAAGTTTGTGATGAGGGAGAAAAAGAAGATGAAATGATGAAGACGGCTACAGCTGAGCTAATGACAAGTAACCTAAAAGAAACTACAACACCTGATGCTTCAAATGATACTCAAGAACCCTCACTCAACACAGTGGCAAGAGTGCCAAAGTTCAGTGAGACAACCGAGGTGGTAACAGCGTTAATGAAATGTGACCAATCTGAGATGGAAGAAGGCGAGTGCGTGGGTGTGATGATGTGTGAGCAATCAGGACTATCTGGGGACGGTCTTGAAAATCAAGCACAGCTGGACCACGTGGACACAaaatcagaacagacaaatgttgaCACGGTGTTTGAAGTAGGGGTAACAGAAGCGACAAAAGGCTCAGATGATCATCATGAAATGGAAAATACCAAAGAAGAAGGAATTACAGAGGAAAGTCTAGAGAATTTCCCAGAGGCGTTACCTGAATGTACAGTTGTTCAATCTGTTCACATGCAACAAGAAGTTTTAAAGCTGACAAATGTTCAAACAGAAGCAACTGAGCTGATTTTCCATAAATTAAGTGAAGAGAATCAAAAAATGATGCAAGATAGCTCTGAGATCATTCCTGATCCACAAGCTGAAGAGCCTGAAGTGACCAAAGCTGAAATCTCACTCAAATGCAACGCCTCTCAGGATCACAACTACACCAGAGATATTCAAGGAAATTTAAATGCATTTATTAGTCATCACATAAAATCTTCAGTCACAACCAAAGCAGCGACATGCTCAGAAAGtttatctgcaaacatcatggaaGCACAAAGTCCACAAAAGGACCAAATCTATGGCAGTGAACCAAGTCATAGTGCATCAGTGGTTCCTCAAAACTCTGCACTGGTGTCATCAACAGGTAATGAGAAGTTCCGCTCCAGCCTTTCTTTGGAACTCACCACCGATACACAGTTTGGACAGCTGAAAGC AGAAACTGTGAAACAAACAGATACGTGTCAAGTTCTAGTTCAGACAGTAGAACACATGAagcaaacaaatgcacctgaggaAGCCGAGAGTCAAAAACCGACAGAAATAAGCAGTGTTGCTGTTCAGGAAACAGAAACCTCAGAAGCGACAGCAAATCTTGATTCAACAGAACCCACTGTGATCAAAAATCAGTTATCGGTGAAGGACGTCGTCGTTCATGTGAAGGAACTCATGCAAGAAGTACAACAAACAAAATCAGTAGAAAGAGTAATTCCAGTACAACCAGAGACAACAAAGATCCAGGAAACAGAAGCTGtccaagaaacagaagctgcagaATCAGCACCTCAATCAGAGGAAGCTTATGAGTTGGATGTGTGGCTGGATGCTGAGGAAGACACAGACGCTCGTGAGCCAACAGACGTGTCCCTTCTTTTAAAACATGACACACAGGTTTTCCGTGCAGAAATGGCAATAGTGGAACCTGAGTTTGAAATGGCTCCAGAGTGTCATACAGCGGAAGGTACTGAGCCAGAAATGGAAAAAACAGGAGGAAGAGGCGACTGTGAGGGTGAAGGTGAAGATTTAACTGCTGCATGTGAGCATCCGGAAACTACAACTGAGAGCATCACTACGGCAGAATGTGACTAA